The following proteins come from a genomic window of Panthera leo isolate Ple1 chromosome E2, P.leo_Ple1_pat1.1, whole genome shotgun sequence:
- the LOC122208816 gene encoding putative protein ZNF720, whose amino-acid sequence MASSQGLLTFRDVAIEFSQEEWGCLNHSQRELHRDVMLETYGHLLFLGLIVSKPDLVIVLEQEEELWGVKRKETVASHSGRWE is encoded by the exons atggcCAGCTCTCAG GGACTCCTGACCTTCAGGGATGTGGCCATAGAATTCTCTCAGGAGGAATGGGGATGCTTGAACCACAGTCAGCGGGAGCTGCACAGGGATGTGATGTTAGAGACCTATGGACACCTCCTCTTCTTGG GTCTCATTGTGTCAAAACCAGACCTGGTCATCGTTTTGGAGCAAGAGGAGGAGCTGTGGGGtgtgaagagaaaggagacagtagCCTCACACTCAGGTAGGTGGGAGTGA